A genomic segment from Malaclemys terrapin pileata isolate rMalTer1 chromosome 1, rMalTer1.hap1, whole genome shotgun sequence encodes:
- the OMP gene encoding olfactory marker protein, whose amino-acid sequence MAGDASELELPFVQDVQLTKCMRLRAQSLQQRNERPQDGEKLLRPNEYIYRVDFVRQHNLHFLRWKIQMEKAGKLIVTGTSQHWTPDLTNLMNRQLLEPVGIFWKKPGTKEMECNEADAQEFGERLMELAKIRKVMYFLLSFTDGLDPAHLKCSVVFKA is encoded by the coding sequence ATGGCTGGCGACGCGTCGGAGCTTGAACTCCCCTTCGTCCAGGACGTCCAGCTCACCAAGTGCATGCGGCTGCGGGCGCAGAGCCTCCAGCAGAGGAACGAACGGCCGCAGGATGGCGAGAAGCTGCTGCGGCCCAACGAGTACATCTACCGGGTGGATTTCGTCCGGCAGCACAACCTGCACTTCCTGCGCTGGAAGATCCAGATGGAGAAAGCAGGGAAGTTAATCGTGACGGGCACCTCCCAGCACTGGACACCTGACCTCACCAACCTCATGAacaggcagctgctggagccggtGGGCATCTTTTGGAAGAAGCCAGGGACCAAGGAAATGGAGTGTAACGAGGCAGATGCCCAGGAGTTTGGGGAGAGGCTGATGGAGCTGGCCAAGATCCGCAAGGTGATGTACTTCCTCCTCTCCTTCACCGATGGCCTCGACCCAGCCCACCTCAAGTGCTCCGTAGTGTTCAAAGCCTGA